The following is a genomic window from Dioscorea cayenensis subsp. rotundata cultivar TDr96_F1 chromosome 10, TDr96_F1_v2_PseudoChromosome.rev07_lg8_w22 25.fasta, whole genome shotgun sequence.
CCCGAAAGCAGTGTTCATGCTTCGGTTAAGTGGCTGAAAGGCATTCATGGTTGGGCCAATGAAAGTTTGATTGAGGATGTCTTAACATCTGTTGATTATGATGTAGACAAAGCTTGTCTGCTATTGAAGTCAATGGTTTCCCCTGGCCCGGAAGAAGAGGAGGCAAACCTTCCTGCACAGAATACTTCTATCATGGTCAAGTGCGATGGTAAAAACAGAGGATCCAGTGAGAACATTTTATCAGATAATAAGCTTGTTGATGGTGCTAATGACTTGCCAGCAGTAAAGCAACCGTGCTTTGTACTTGTTGAACCTGAGTGGGAAGAGGATGATGTCTACTTTAGCCATAGGAAAGATGCTCTAAGAATGATGAGGtatgttcttttttatatcGAATTTTACTAGAAAAGCTAGTGACTTTTTGTGTTTTCCATTCATCTGCTTGGTGTAATTTAAGATTGCTCCTTGAGTTGTAGAAGATATACTTTTTTCAGTTCTTGTCCTAGTTACACTCCTGCTAGTGGTACATTACAATATGACCCAACAGGCACATACTTGTAGCTggtcaaatatatatttatacagtTTGGTTAAGTTGTTAACACGAGCTGTTATAAAAAAAGATTGGACCAGATACATTTGTTGACTTTGTGAACTTTAACCAAGCTTTGTTtacaaaaagaagaatttgttaCTTGCCATTTAACTTCAATCTGTGCCTTTGCACTACTTGTAGCTGTGTATCATTTATCAAAGTTTCCATCATGTTGAGATGGTCTACTTTATTTATGCTAGCCTTTGAAGGAGATTTACTGtgattttctaattattaatgAGTTAAATTTCTTGTCCTTTTCCTGACAGGGTGGCATCTCAGCATTCAAGGGCTGCCAGTAATGCTTTTCTGAGGGGTGATCACTCTTCTGCACATCAACTGTCTTTGAAGGCCCGAGATGAATGGATTGCTGCTGAAAAACTGAACCACAAAGCAGCGGAGGAGATTCTGCAAATCAATAATCGTAATAATGATTTGTGGAAGTTAGATTTGCATGGTCTTCATGCATCTGAAGCAGTGACTGCAGTGAAGGAGCGCCTCCACCAAATCGAATCCCAGATTTTCACCGACTCTTCAGCTTCCTCTGAGGGATTAACCAAAACACTGGCTGGTATGCCTAGGTCTCGATCCGTTGAGTCTCTCAGTAGTACTGTTAAAGATTCTGAGGATATAAGAACTAAACCCCTCTCCTTCCAAAGACAATCAGTGTTAAACATTATAACAGGTATGCTGATCATAATGCATGCACATAGTGATACACTTTCTATCTGAAACTCTAGGTATTGAACTAGACTATTTCTCTGCTTGGCAAGGTCAGCTAAATAAAAGCTTAAGCTAGTTGGATGATTCTATAGGATGTGAGACGCATAAATATGTCATATCcatattttactaatttttttctgATAAAACTGTTAATTACGCCAATATGTCTCTTAATATGAACTATTCTAAATTTACTAACTTATGCGGATGTTCGTTACTCTGATAATAGAAACTAGGAACTTTAGGCACAGTTAACACAATGCTTCCATCTATCTGACTACCTTCATTTGATCTCTTTATGGATTATTCACAGGAATGGGCAAACATAGTGGAGGCCAAGCTACTCTTCCTTCAGCTGTTAGAAGCTTCCTTATTGAAAATAAGTGAGTACCCCTGAGTAATATATTCATGTTCATTTATGCAATCAAATATTtccttattgattttttttttttggattattggCAGGTACCGGTTTGATGAGGCGAGACCAGGGCTGATTTCTGTTCATCCTAGGTTTCGGCGTATGTAATAATCATTGAGTCACTGATTAACTGtattattatgaattattaattagaatttatttctcattttattCCCTCTCAGATTTGATGTTACTATTGTGTGTTATTTCACCTTCGAGAGCCTGTTGACATTGTAAAATTAtgggaataatttttttttaatgaattcataaatttttaaattagctATAGCTTTTAGGAAGATGATCTCACAGAACCGATTTTTTGATATATACTATAGAATTAAGATGCGGCTTATTGCCTCGATTTAATAACTTCTAAAGTAAGGGCATAGATCTTTTAAGATAATTACTATTATATTCttagattatataataaaaaacaataaaaatttttaaaccacGGTTAAGAATGAGCTATGTTTTGGTTCAGTGGTAGTTATCACGGAACTGAGTCTATCAGataaatattcttatttttaatggCTCTAATTACTTCTTTAACAGAagcagaaaggaaaaaaaaactaattatatattaGAGTTGGGAAAATCGGCCATAAATTGATTATTTCAATTTATGCCTTTTTTATCTCGTAACTTTAGTTTGAACAACAAATCTACAACAAATCCGCATTCACAAATCTACACCTATAATTGggatatgttattattattacatctaATGCACCCACAATTagaaatttgttattattatatccaATGGGACAAATAATTTAATGGTTGATTTCAacgttataaaaaataatttataaaatgttatattttttgtatatataaaaataaaagttttagaaaaaattaaaaaattgactATTTTTTcagagttatttttttatataaagaatAGATTAAAAAGTCAAAAGTTCACTCGATTCACTGTATTAAttgtgataaaaataaataaataaaacgtCAAGTGTACAGTGAGAAAAGTCGCTTATCGcgactttttaaaaaaataaaataaataaataaataaataaataataaataaataatataggtAAAAAAAGTGAATTTAACAAGTATGATCAATTACTTTTCACATTTCGTGAATAAGGTGCTTATtgcactttttaaaaaaataaaaaaataaaaaataaataatatagttaaaaaaagtGAATTTAACAAGTATGATCAATTACTTTTCACATTTCGT
Proteins encoded in this region:
- the LOC120270929 gene encoding uncharacterized protein LOC120270929 — protein: MTITKRPLNSNMPRPLSRTAGWTAFDHKQRNKGVAGITSDLEPFPSLSNNAPSVPVKNLPAGSSVGIKSFASVVQPSRGFPLLEGQSKGEKQYGSSGAVCQGLQLNPESSVHASVKWLKGIHGWANESLIEDVLTSVDYDVDKACLLLKSMVSPGPEEEEANLPAQNTSIMVKCDGKNRGSSENILSDNKLVDGANDLPAVKQPCFVLVEPEWEEDDVYFSHRKDALRMMRVASQHSRAASNAFLRGDHSSAHQLSLKARDEWIAAEKLNHKAAEEILQINNRNNDLWKLDLHGLHASEAVTAVKERLHQIESQIFTDSSASSEGLTKTLAGMPRSRSVESLSSTVKDSEDIRTKPLSFQRQSVLNIITGMGKHSGGQATLPSAVRSFLIENKYRFDEARPGLISVHPRFRRM